The Podospora pseudocomata strain CBS 415.72m chromosome 1 map unlocalized CBS415.72m_1, whole genome shotgun sequence genome has a segment encoding these proteins:
- a CDS encoding uncharacterized protein (COG:I; EggNog:ENOG503NV8E) has translation MSGPGVGFEYPSREVSWLKRDALLFANSIGCTSEELHFLYELDPNFAVFPTYPVILMFKETHPEVVDFYAAQKSVTIPGVPVFDPTRVVDGQRLLEFLKPLPTSSAGRKFEVRTKVLGVYDKGKPGTVVETQTDLVDAEKNESYARVTTSSFYVGQGNWGGPKGPATVNFPPPEGKKPDLVLENQTTNETPLLYRLNGDYNPLHAHPEPGAKMGFGGVIIHGLYSWNWACHGLLQHLGGSNPANFKEYQARFASPVRPGDKLILEAWKTGEFKGEWEEIRFLVKNSHGKVVLSNGRALIKTGAKGKL, from the exons ATGTCTGGCCCTGGTGTTGGTTTCGAGTATCCCTCTCGCGAGGTGAGCTGGCTCAAGCGTGATGCTCTCCTCTTTGCCAACTCGATTGGCTGCACCTCGGAGGAGCTTCACTTCCTCTAC GAGCTCGACCCCAACTTCGCTGTTTTCCCCACCTACCCTGTCATTCTCA TGTTCAAGGAGACGCACCCCGAAGTAGTCGACTTCTACGCCGCCCAAAAGTCCGTCACCATCCCCGGCGTCCCCGTCTTCGACCCCACCCGCGTCGTCGACGGCCAGCGCCTCCTCGAGTTCCTCAAGCCCCTccctacctcctccgccggtCGGAAATTCGAGGTCCGCACCAAGGTCCTCGGTGTCTACGACAAGGGCAAGCCTGGGACCGTCGTCGAGACCCAGACCGACCTCGTCGACGCCGAGAAGAACGAGTCCTACGCTCGCGTTaccacctcttccttctACGTTGGCCAGGGCAACTGGGGCGGTCCCAAGGGCCCTGCCACCGTcaacttcccccctcccgaGGGCAAGAAGCCCGACCTGGTGCTTGAGAACCAGACCACCAACGAAACCCCGTTGCTGTACAGACTCAATGGCGActacaaccccctccatgCCCACCCGGAGCCTGGTGCCAAGATGGGTTTCGGTGGTGTGATCATCCACGGCTTGTACTCGTGGAACTGGGCGTGCCATGGCTTGCTGCAGCACCTCGGTGGCAGCAACCCTGCCAACTTCAAGGAGTACCAGGCTAGATTTGCGTCACCGGTTAGACCCGGTGACAAGCTCATTTTGGAGGCGTGGAAGACTGGCGAGTTCAAGGgcgagtgggaggagatCAGGTTCTTGGTGAAGAACAGCCACGGCAAGGTTGTGCTAAGCAACGGCCGGGCGCTCATCAAGACTGGCGCCAAGGGCAAGTTGTAA
- a CDS encoding uncharacterized protein (COG:O; BUSCO:EOG09261DJC; EggNog:ENOG503NXY5), whose amino-acid sequence MKEATIGQRRSYDGALCTVRYIGEVAGTTGSWLGVEWDDPSRGKHDGQHKGVRYFTCKSQALTSASFVRPTRPVDPPRTFLSALQYKYAPPEEQQKPGQPAPRPIVFSGKVAEEVGFEKIRRQQAQLGELLYVILDSTKVATAYSDDEKAKGQQIGEVCPKIRELDLSRNLLEHFDPVVDICAELLLLRSLKVNWNRFRNVLEDKKLERAGDAFEGVKELALEDTLLTWHEICHIAARFPTLSTLHAGSNQLSSLSPLPPSAPFTSNLVTLDLEFNQFTSLSDLAPLSSLTSLKNLILKKNKITTLTTPTAPLPAFSPTLNYVDLSYNLISTWSTVDSLPSSFPGLTSLRFTHNPLYDNPDLDTPGSLPPPPQQTTTTSTSTSAASTLGKTEEAYMLLVARLPPTLKTLNFSTITTADRSDAEMFYLSRITKQLSSVPETEEHLILEKHPKWKYLCDSYGEPTITRRQEVNPNFLEARLIDVKFWAVFDGEETTAKSVRVPRAFDIYAVKGIAGRLFGLRAWEVRLVWETGEWDPVGGFEVEGGDGEESDDGGEEETKEGGGGENKKGRWVKREVELKDGPRQFGYCVDGTEVTVRVEKR is encoded by the exons ATGAAGGAAGCGACAATTGGCCAGCGCAGGTCTTACGATGGCGCTCTTTGCACTGTGAGATATATCGGTGAAGTGGCCGGCACGACAGGATCATGGCTGGGTGTTGAGTGGGACGACCCATCGCGGGGCAAGCATGATGGTCAGCACAAGGGCGTCCGCTACTTTACAT GCAAAAGTCAAGCTCTCACATCGGCCTCTTTTGTCCGCCCGACCAGACCGGTGGACCCACCTCGGACCTTCCTCTCTGCGCTGCAATACAAATATGCACCCCCTGAGGAACAGCAGAAGCCTGGGCAACCTGCTCCGAGGCCGATTGTTTTCTCAGGGAAGGTAGCGGAAGAGGTTGGGTTTGAGAAGATCAGGAGACAGCAGGCTCAGCTGGGAGAGCTGCTGTATGTCATCTTGGACAGCACCAAGGTTGCAACAGCATACTCGGACGATGAGAAAGCAAAGGGACAGCagattggggaggtttgCCCCAAAATCAGAGAGCTGGATCTGAGTCGGAATTTGCTGGAACACTTTGATCCTGTGGTGGACATCTGCGCTGAGCTGCTTCTACTGAGGAGCCTCAAGGTCAACTGGAACCGCTTCCGCAACGTGCTTGAAGACAAGAAACTCGAAAGAGCAGGCGATGCCTTTGAAGGCGTGAAGGAGCTGGCTCTCGAAGACACGTTACTCACCTGGCACGAAATATGCCACATCGCCGCTCGATTCCCAACGCTGAGCACCCTACACGCCGGCTCAAACCAGCtatcctctctctcacccCTCCCGCCATCAGCTCCCTTTACCTCcaacctcgtcaccctcgATCTCGAATTCAACCAGTTCACCTCCCTATCCGATCTTGCTCCCTTATCATcactcacctccctcaaaaacctcatcctcaaaaagaacaaaatcaccaccctcaccacccccactgcccctctcccagccttctcccccaccctcaactACGTCGACCTCTCCTACAACCTCATCTCCACCTGGTCCACCGTCgactccctcccttcctccttccccggCCTCACCTCCCTGAGATtcacccacaaccccctctaCGACAACCCCGACCTCGACACCCCAggctctcttcctccacccccccaacaaacaaccaccaccagcacctcaACCAGCGCCGCCAGCACCCTAGGCAAAACAGAAGAAGCCTACATGCTCCTCGTcgcccgcctccccccaacaCTCAAAACCCTCAActtctccaccatcaccacggccGACCGCTCCGACGCGGAAATGTTTTACCTCTCCCGCATCACCAAACAGCTGTCCTCCGTCCCGGAAACGGAAGAGCATTTAATACTGGAGAAACACCCCAAGTGGAAGTACTTGTGTGATAGTTACGGTGAACCGACAATCACTCGTCGGCAGGAGGTGAACCCAAACTTTTTGGAGGCCAGGTTGATAGATGTCAAGTTTTGGGCggtgtttgatggggaggagacaACAGCAAAGAGTGTGAGGGTGCCGAGGGCGTTTGATATTTATGCTGTCAAAGGGATTGCGGGGAGGTTGTTTGGGCTGAgggcttgggaggtgaggttggtgtgggagacgggggagtgggatcctgttggggggtttgaggttgagggtggggatggggaggagagtgatgatgggggggaagaggagaccaaggaggggggcgggggagagaACAAAAAGGGACggtgggtgaagagggaggttgagTTGAAGGATGGGCCTAGACAGTTTGGGTATTGCGTTGATGGGACGGAGGTTACTGTGAGGGTTGAGAAGAGGTGA